The following are from one region of the Nostoc cf. commune SO-36 genome:
- a CDS encoding trehalase family glycosidase produces MITSPTLTTTQIDTLRLHIKKTWKTLTRSHEHLLQSAKDTKLDHKTDTPWIVYISPLEDCPDIQTVLERSLSSKDMQEIEIRTLPSEVEAIKEHGLLYLPGPYVVPGGRFNEMYGWDSYFILLGLLQDEEWELAQSQVDQFLYQVKHYGTILNANRTYMLSRSQPPVLSMMVLALFQHTQDEEWLRTTVPLLEQFYYYWVVPPHLNSGTGLSRFYAFGEGPAPEVLFSERDDEGKSHYDRVKEYYQTFEVEDYDVNLYYDRENDKLTHLFYKGDRTMRESGFDITNRFGPFSADILHYAPVCLNSLLYQVEQDLAQINAILGNEQLEKQWRDRSAYRRDRIDQFLWNEERGLYCDYHFQSGKRRCYEFATTFYPLWLGISSQAQAQRVVDNLSLFEAPGGILTSTHVTGNQWDAPFGWAPLTFIAVEGLHRYGFHTEGDRIANKFLTMVIKEFERHNTLVEKYDVERCSANVSYEITFGYSSNEVGFGWTNGVILELLAGGEKKV; encoded by the coding sequence ATGATCACTTCCCCCACACTTACCACCACGCAGATAGACACCCTACGCCTCCATATCAAAAAAACCTGGAAAACCTTAACGCGATCGCACGAACACTTATTACAATCTGCCAAAGATACCAAACTAGACCACAAAACCGACACTCCCTGGATCGTCTACATTTCCCCCTTAGAAGATTGTCCCGACATTCAGACAGTGTTAGAGCGATCGCTATCTTCCAAAGATATGCAAGAAATTGAAATTCGCACTTTGCCGTCAGAAGTCGAAGCGATTAAAGAGCATGGGTTACTATACCTACCAGGGCCTTATGTCGTACCAGGTGGTCGGTTTAACGAAATGTATGGCTGGGACAGCTACTTTATATTACTGGGACTTCTGCAAGACGAGGAATGGGAGCTAGCGCAAAGCCAGGTAGATCAATTCTTGTACCAGGTGAAGCATTACGGCACTATCCTCAATGCCAACCGGACTTATATGCTGTCGCGATCGCAACCTCCAGTCCTCAGCATGATGGTTTTGGCATTATTCCAGCACACCCAGGATGAAGAGTGGTTGAGGACAACCGTACCGCTTTTAGAACAATTTTACTATTACTGGGTAGTACCGCCCCATTTGAATTCTGGAACCGGCTTATCCAGATTTTATGCCTTTGGCGAAGGCCCCGCGCCAGAAGTTTTATTTTCCGAGCGCGATGATGAGGGAAAAAGCCACTATGATCGCGTCAAGGAATATTACCAAACCTTTGAGGTTGAAGATTACGACGTTAATCTTTACTACGATCGCGAAAATGACAAACTGACCCACCTATTTTACAAGGGCGATCGCACCATGCGCGAGTCCGGTTTTGATATCACCAACCGATTTGGCCCCTTCAGTGCTGATATCCTCCACTATGCTCCTGTGTGCCTCAACAGTTTGCTATATCAGGTAGAACAAGATTTAGCGCAAATTAACGCTATTTTAGGGAACGAGCAACTAGAAAAACAATGGCGCGATCGCAGCGCATATCGGCGCGATCGAATCGATCAATTTCTCTGGAATGAAGAACGAGGACTCTATTGCGATTATCACTTCCAGAGTGGAAAACGCCGTTGCTACGAATTTGCTACCACATTCTATCCCCTGTGGCTAGGAATTTCTTCTCAAGCCCAAGCCCAGCGCGTCGTTGACAACCTCTCTTTGTTTGAAGCCCCAGGCGGAATTCTTACCAGTACTCATGTCACCGGGAACCAGTGGGATGCTCCCTTCGGCTGGGCCCCATTGACATTTATTGCTGTCGAGGGACTTCATCGTTATGGGTTTCATACAGAAGGCGATCGCATTGCTAACAAATTCCTGACTATGGTAATTAAAGAATTCGAGCGTCACAATACCCTAGTTGAAAAATATGATGTTGAGCGCTGTTCTGCCAACGTTTCCTACGAAATCACCTTTGGATATAGTTCTAACGAAGTTGGCTTCGGTTGGACAAACGGAGTCATTCTGGAACTTTTAGCAGGCGGTGAGAAAAAAGTTTAA
- the treY gene encoding malto-oligosyltrehalose synthase, with translation MRIPTATYRIQFTPQFGFDNAKAIAAYLADLGISDLYASPIFKARSGSTHGYDIVDATQLNPELGTNESFDALVNEIQSLGMGWLQDIVPNHMAYSSENDYLMDVLEHGPDSIYTDYFDVSWNAPFGDRQERILAPLLGDFYGASLENGHIQLQYEQNGLTVNYYSLKLPLRLESYTKFITHNLGQLTRTLGRNHPDFIKLLGILYILKNVPSEVAGKQRQDQIAFIKGLVWELYTTNDTIREFIDENIKTFNGELGNSESYNLLDELLNDQFYRLAFWKVGAEEMNYRRFFTVNELISVKVEEVRVFNNTHSLIQKLVEEGKFTGLRIDHIDGLYNPIQYLERLREKMGDVYITVEKILEITEELPENWAIEGTSGYDFLNYVNGVFCQTENESSLDKIYQNFISSRIDYASVVKDKKHLILEKNLAGDIDNLALLLKNVSSKYRYGNDFTLNGLKRAIAEVLTLFPIYRTYITPDGIGDSDRATIQEVIDQAKKQTPLLHNELTFIEKLMLLEFDNSLTQTEREQWIYFVLRMQQYSGPLMAKGVEDTTLYVYNRLLSLNEVGGNPGHFGIDLAKFHAFNKQHQETWPHTMNTTATHDTKRGEDVRARLNVLSEIPDEWDQQVNTWSAMNRGHRSHRQGFAMPDRNDEYFLYQTLVGAFPFAEQDHASFVERVKDYIIKAIREAKVHTAWLRPDSEYEEACTSFIEKVLDPSLSSEFLEAFHPFQGRIAEYGIFNSLSQTILKITAPGVPDVYQGTELWELSLVDPDNRRPVDFEQRRTYLSTIRKQVKTDILGLIQELLSDKTDGRIKLFLTAQLLQARTNYVSLFQDGDYLPLEVQGTYANHIIAFARREGNQTAIAIAPRFLTSLIQPGENPLGESVWQDTHLQLPPGTPSTWKNVITQQPLQTTQTLSIGSALAHFPVALLVSTAQ, from the coding sequence ATGCGAATTCCTACCGCCACTTATCGAATCCAGTTTACACCTCAATTTGGCTTTGACAACGCCAAAGCGATCGCAGCTTATCTAGCAGATTTAGGTATTTCCGATTTGTATGCTTCACCCATTTTTAAAGCACGATCCGGAAGTACACACGGCTACGATATAGTAGATGCCACTCAACTTAACCCAGAACTTGGAACTAATGAATCTTTTGATGCATTAGTTAATGAAATCCAATCTCTTGGTATGGGCTGGTTACAAGATATTGTGCCCAACCACATGGCCTATAGCAGCGAAAACGATTATTTAATGGACGTATTGGAACACGGCCCAGACTCTATCTATACCGACTACTTCGATGTTTCTTGGAATGCTCCCTTTGGCGATCGCCAAGAGCGAATTCTCGCGCCGTTGTTGGGAGATTTCTATGGTGCATCCCTAGAAAACGGACATATTCAACTGCAATACGAACAAAACGGTTTAACTGTCAACTATTACAGCTTAAAATTACCACTCCGGTTAGAATCTTACACAAAATTTATCACCCATAATCTGGGTCAACTCACGCGCACACTGGGACGCAATCATCCTGATTTTATTAAGCTATTGGGAATTCTCTACATTCTCAAAAATGTACCTTCAGAAGTTGCAGGAAAACAGCGACAAGACCAAATTGCATTTATTAAAGGCTTGGTTTGGGAACTCTACACCACAAACGACACCATCCGCGAATTCATTGACGAAAATATCAAAACTTTCAACGGTGAACTCGGTAATTCAGAAAGCTATAACCTCCTAGATGAATTACTTAATGACCAGTTTTACCGCCTCGCCTTCTGGAAAGTTGGCGCGGAGGAAATGAACTACCGCCGTTTCTTTACTGTCAATGAACTGATTTCCGTTAAAGTTGAAGAAGTGCGGGTTTTTAATAATACCCACAGCCTAATTCAGAAGCTGGTTGAAGAAGGCAAATTTACTGGTTTACGGATTGACCATATTGATGGGCTTTATAACCCAATCCAGTATTTAGAAAGGCTGCGGGAAAAGATGGGAGATGTTTATATCACCGTCGAGAAGATTTTAGAAATCACCGAAGAATTGCCGGAAAACTGGGCAATTGAAGGAACGTCTGGTTATGATTTTCTCAACTATGTAAATGGCGTATTTTGTCAAACAGAAAATGAATCATCGTTGGATAAAATTTACCAAAACTTTATCAGTTCCAGAATAGATTATGCCTCAGTAGTGAAAGATAAAAAGCACTTAATTTTGGAAAAGAATTTAGCAGGTGACATTGACAATCTGGCACTTTTGTTAAAGAATGTTTCCAGCAAATATCGCTATGGCAATGATTTTACACTCAATGGATTAAAAAGAGCGATCGCGGAAGTTTTAACACTGTTCCCGATTTACCGCACATATATTACACCCGATGGGATTGGAGATAGCGATCGCGCTACCATTCAAGAAGTAATTGATCAAGCCAAAAAACAAACGCCCCTGTTGCACAATGAACTGACTTTTATTGAAAAGTTAATGCTGCTAGAGTTTGATAATTCTCTGACTCAAACAGAACGCGAACAATGGATATATTTTGTCTTGCGGATGCAGCAATACAGTGGGCCGTTAATGGCAAAAGGCGTTGAAGACACCACATTATATGTTTACAATCGCTTGCTGTCGCTGAATGAAGTCGGGGGAAATCCTGGTCATTTTGGCATCGACTTAGCCAAATTTCATGCCTTTAACAAACAGCACCAAGAAACCTGGCCTCACACAATGAACACCACCGCCACCCACGACACCAAACGCGGCGAAGATGTTCGCGCCAGATTGAATGTCCTCTCAGAAATCCCCGATGAATGGGATCAGCAGGTAAACACCTGGAGTGCCATGAATCGAGGACATCGTAGCCATCGCCAGGGCTTTGCTATGCCCGATCGCAACGATGAGTACTTTCTCTATCAAACCTTAGTAGGGGCATTTCCCTTTGCTGAACAAGACCATGCATCCTTCGTGGAACGGGTGAAAGACTATATAATAAAGGCAATTCGAGAAGCAAAAGTGCATACAGCATGGTTGCGGCCTGATAGCGAATATGAAGAAGCTTGTACCTCCTTTATTGAGAAAGTACTTGACCCTTCCCTCTCTAGCGAATTTTTAGAAGCCTTTCATCCCTTTCAAGGGCGAATTGCAGAGTATGGTATCTTCAATTCCCTTTCCCAAACTATACTGAAGATTACCGCCCCCGGCGTACCCGATGTATACCAAGGAACAGAACTTTGGGAACTAAGCCTAGTCGATCCAGACAATCGCCGCCCGGTAGATTTTGAACAGCGACGCACCTACTTAAGCACCATCCGCAAACAGGTGAAAACCGACATTCTAGGTTTGATTCAAGAATTACTGAGTGATAAAACCGACGGCAGAATCAAACTGTTTTTAACGGCTCAATTACTCCAAGCCAGAACAAACTATGTCTCATTATTCCAAGACGGCGACTATCTCCCCTTAGAAGTACAGGGAACCTACGCCAATCACATTATCGCCTTTGCACGACGGGAAGGTAATCAAACAGCAATCGCGATCGCCCCTCGTTTTTTAACAAGTCTCATCCAACCAGGAGAAAACCCCTTGGGTGAGTCAGTATGGCAAGATACGCACCTACAATTACCCCCTGGAACTCCCTCCACCTGGAAAAACGTCATCACTCAACAACCCCTACAAACCACACAAACCCTATCTATCGGATCAGCCCTCGCCCATTTCCCAGTCGCCCTATTAGTTAGTACTGCCCAATAA
- the treZ gene encoding malto-oligosyltrehalose trehalohydrolase — protein MRIGANYLGDGECEFTVWSPLLESVTVQILTPEQQLIPLKPQSEGYWQTKVNDVYPGTLYRYVLNGQDAFADPASQYQPEGVHGPSQIVDQHFDWTDEGWTGIPVESMIFYELHVGTFTPEGTFTAIIPRLPELRELGINAIEIMPISQFPGDTHIEATLAYRNWGYDGVYPYAVQNSYGSPAELKQLVNACHQHGIAVVLDVVYNHFGPEGNYVSQFAPYFTKTYKTPWGEALNFDDAHSQGVRNYFIENALYWLGEFHIDALRLDAIQAIYDLGAKHFLWELAEAVHHFSQQGQKWKRHLIAESDMNNPQIIRPVELGGYGLDAQWSDDFHHSLHALLTGDRQGYYQDFGQVAQLAKAYEDTFVYDWKYAPHRKRFHGVSCRDRPLSQFTICIQNHDQIGNQMKGERLSQRISFEGLKLAAGAVLLSPNLPLLFMGEEYGETAPFIYFVSHSDPDLIQAVQAGRKQEFEAFHYADDPPDPESAETFLKSKLNWELRNDGKHKVLWDWYRQLINLRKTHPALLNQERNSIKATSDKDKQLVIVRRWCESSELIFVMNFNSSPVTVNLPFEQNANKLLDSADTSWFGHGSEAAEHLSVGQEVKLQPTSLVLYEKG, from the coding sequence GTGAGAATAGGTGCTAACTACTTGGGTGACGGAGAATGTGAATTTACAGTTTGGTCTCCGCTATTAGAGAGCGTCACTGTACAAATTTTGACGCCAGAACAGCAGTTAATTCCCCTCAAGCCTCAGTCTGAGGGATATTGGCAGACGAAAGTCAATGATGTGTATCCAGGCACACTTTATCGGTATGTCTTAAATGGGCAAGACGCTTTTGCCGATCCCGCGTCGCAGTATCAACCAGAAGGGGTGCATGGGCCGTCGCAAATTGTCGATCAACACTTTGATTGGACTGATGAAGGGTGGACTGGTATTCCTGTGGAGTCAATGATTTTCTACGAACTCCATGTTGGAACATTCACGCCTGAAGGAACTTTCACCGCTATTATTCCCCGCTTACCGGAACTGAGAGAACTGGGAATTAACGCCATTGAAATCATGCCCATCTCCCAGTTTCCGGGAGATACCCATATTGAAGCAACTCTTGCATATCGCAACTGGGGTTATGACGGCGTTTACCCTTATGCTGTGCAAAATTCTTACGGTAGCCCAGCCGAACTGAAACAACTGGTAAATGCTTGCCACCAACACGGAATTGCTGTAGTACTGGATGTGGTGTATAACCACTTTGGGCCAGAAGGCAATTATGTGAGTCAGTTCGCGCCCTACTTTACTAAAACTTATAAAACACCTTGGGGCGAAGCGCTGAATTTCGACGATGCCCATAGTCAAGGTGTGAGAAATTATTTTATCGAAAATGCGCTTTACTGGTTGGGCGAGTTCCACATAGATGCATTGCGGCTGGATGCTATTCAAGCAATTTACGATTTGGGAGCGAAGCATTTTCTGTGGGAATTGGCGGAAGCAGTTCATCATTTTTCACAACAAGGGCAAAAATGGAAACGCCATTTAATTGCCGAAAGTGATATGAATAATCCGCAAATAATTCGTCCAGTAGAATTGGGTGGATATGGACTTGATGCCCAGTGGAGTGATGATTTTCACCATTCATTGCACGCACTGTTGACAGGCGATCGCCAAGGATATTATCAAGATTTTGGGCAAGTAGCTCAGTTGGCAAAAGCTTATGAAGATACTTTTGTCTACGATTGGAAGTACGCACCACACCGCAAGAGATTTCATGGCGTATCTTGCCGCGATCGCCCCCTATCACAATTTACAATCTGTATTCAGAATCACGATCAAATCGGCAATCAAATGAAAGGAGAACGCCTCAGCCAGCGAATCTCTTTTGAGGGATTAAAGTTAGCTGCTGGCGCTGTGTTGCTGTCGCCCAATTTACCCTTGTTATTCATGGGAGAAGAATACGGCGAAACAGCACCCTTCATTTACTTTGTCAGTCACTCCGATCCCGATTTAATTCAAGCAGTTCAAGCCGGACGCAAACAAGAATTTGAAGCATTTCACTATGCAGATGATCCCCCAGATCCCGAATCGGCAGAAACTTTCCTAAAGTCTAAACTCAATTGGGAATTACGCAATGACGGTAAACACAAAGTTCTGTGGGATTGGTATCGCCAGTTAATTAATTTACGTAAGACGCATCCAGCCCTTTTGAATCAAGAGCGCAACTCTATCAAAGCGACTAGCGATAAAGATAAGCAGTTGGTCATCGTGCGCCGTTGGTGCGAATCGAGTGAACTAATATTTGTGATGAATTTCAATTCGTCTCCAGTGACAGTGAATTTGCCGTTTGAGCAAAATGCTAATAAATTGTTAGACTCTGCTGATACCTCATGGTTTGGGCATGGTTCAGAAGCTGCTGAACATCTGTCTGTGGGACAAGAAGTAAAATTGCAACCTACTAGTTTAGTACTCTATGAAAAAGGATGA
- a CDS encoding helix-turn-helix domain-containing protein, with amino-acid sequence MENKIQNQYSPDYVSPPGDTLLEVLEERRMTQAELAERTGRPKKTINEIISGKAAITPETALQLELVFNIPASFWNNRERRYREFLAQQEEKERLEKQVAWLKGIPVTAMIKSGWIRLCRDKVEQLREVLNFFAVTSPENWEGIWLKTHINFRKSQAFQSDLGAITAWLRRGEIEASEIACAPYDAKKFQEALQKIRALTVEPPEIFQLKVKRLCAEAGVAVVFVPQLPKTRTSGATHWLNPDKALIQLSLRYKTDDHLWFTFFHEAGHILLHGKRDFFLEGTGVASVNDQEKEEEANKFAADILIPPADLKIFLASVQQFSKANIIQFAAEIGIAPGILVGRLQHDNLLPPSHCNDLKQKLEWA; translated from the coding sequence ATGGAAAATAAAATTCAAAATCAGTACAGTCCAGATTATGTTTCCCCTCCAGGGGATACTCTACTAGAAGTTCTGGAAGAACGGCGGATGACCCAAGCAGAACTGGCAGAACGGACTGGAAGACCTAAAAAAACAATTAACGAAATTATTAGTGGTAAAGCAGCAATTACCCCTGAAACTGCATTACAGCTAGAACTGGTATTTAATATACCAGCTAGTTTTTGGAACAACCGCGAACGACGATACCGAGAATTTTTAGCGCAACAGGAAGAAAAAGAGCGCTTAGAAAAGCAAGTAGCATGGCTTAAAGGAATTCCTGTTACAGCCATGATTAAGTCTGGCTGGATTCGCCTCTGTCGGGACAAAGTTGAGCAACTGCGGGAAGTGCTAAATTTTTTCGCCGTTACCTCCCCTGAAAATTGGGAGGGAATATGGTTGAAGACTCATATAAATTTTCGTAAATCTCAAGCATTTCAAAGTGACCTTGGTGCTATTACCGCTTGGCTGCGTCGAGGAGAAATTGAAGCATCTGAGATTGCTTGTGCTCCCTATGATGCCAAAAAGTTTCAGGAAGCACTGCAAAAAATCCGCGCTTTAACTGTGGAACCACCAGAAATTTTCCAGCTAAAAGTGAAGCGTCTGTGTGCAGAAGCTGGTGTTGCTGTAGTTTTTGTACCACAACTTCCTAAAACACGAACCAGTGGAGCAACTCATTGGTTGAATCCTGATAAAGCACTGATTCAACTCAGTTTGCGCTACAAGACTGATGACCATTTATGGTTTACTTTCTTCCATGAAGCTGGTCACATTTTGCTGCATGGTAAGCGTGATTTCTTTCTTGAGGGTACAGGTGTTGCATCTGTCAATGATCAAGAAAAGGAGGAAGAAGCAAACAAATTCGCTGCGGATATACTCATCCCCCCTGCCGATTTGAAAATATTTCTGGCATCAGTTCAACAATTCAGTAAAGCAAATATTATTCAGTTTGCTGCTGAAATCGGCATTGCACCAGGGATTTTAGTTGGTAGACTTCAGCACGATAATTTATTACCGCCTAGCCACTGCAATGATCTCAAACAAAAGCTTGAGTGGGCGTGA
- a CDS encoding thiol-disulfide oxidoreductase DCC family protein gives MNYYVIYDGNCNLCVTLVRSLETLDQGKLFRYSPMQDEQTLLQWGITAQDCEQGMILIDGNEPQRRWQGSDAAEEIGRLLPAGSIFVDAYRALPGMKWAGDRFYEQIRDNRYTIFGKRSNTYQSAYCVDGSCKAGNE, from the coding sequence ATGAATTACTACGTAATCTACGATGGCAATTGTAATCTCTGCGTTACCTTAGTGCGATCGCTAGAAACCTTAGACCAAGGAAAGCTGTTTCGCTACAGTCCCATGCAAGATGAGCAAACACTTTTACAGTGGGGAATTACAGCCCAAGACTGTGAACAAGGGATGATTTTAATTGATGGTAACGAACCTCAAAGACGTTGGCAAGGTAGTGATGCAGCTGAAGAAATTGGGCGATTATTGCCAGCAGGAAGTATTTTTGTAGACGCTTATCGAGCCTTACCGGGGATGAAATGGGCAGGCGATCGCTTTTACGAACAAATCCGCGATAATCGCTACACCATATTTGGTAAGCGTTCTAATACATATCAATCGGCATACTGTGTGGATGGTAGCTGCAAAGCGGGTAATGAGTAA
- a CDS encoding class I SAM-dependent methyltransferase: protein MPKQSIGLDNQLYNYLLSVSLREPEILGKLRQETANHPQRGMQISPEQGQFMSLLVQLIGAKKTLEVGVFTGYSSLSVALALPPDGKIIACDVSEEFTAIARRYWQKAGVADKIELRLAPALETLDQLLATGQAETYDFAFIDADKENYDGYYERSLQLVRPGGLIAIDNVLWSGQVAEDQYQDESTQSIRALNKKLHHDERITLSLVPIADGLTLAIKRP, encoded by the coding sequence ATGCCAAAACAGTCTATAGGTCTTGATAACCAACTGTACAATTATCTTTTATCAGTTTCGCTACGAGAACCAGAAATTCTTGGGAAGTTACGCCAAGAAACCGCCAATCATCCCCAGAGGGGAATGCAGATTTCACCAGAACAAGGGCAGTTTATGAGCCTTCTGGTGCAGTTAATTGGAGCGAAGAAAACCCTAGAAGTTGGAGTTTTTACAGGTTATAGCTCACTTTCTGTAGCTTTAGCACTACCGCCTGATGGCAAGATTATCGCTTGTGATGTGAGTGAAGAATTTACTGCGATCGCCCGACGGTATTGGCAGAAAGCTGGGGTTGCTGATAAAATCGAGCTGCGATTAGCACCAGCTTTGGAAACTTTAGATCAGCTATTGGCAACTGGGCAAGCTGAGACTTATGATTTTGCCTTTATTGATGCTGATAAAGAAAATTATGATGGATATTATGAGCGATCGCTGCAATTAGTACGTCCAGGTGGATTAATTGCTATTGATAATGTTTTATGGTCGGGACAAGTAGCTGAAGATCAATATCAAGATGAAAGCACCCAATCTATCCGGGCGCTCAACAAAAAGTTACATCATGACGAACGAATAACACTCTCCCTTGTCCCCATCGCCGATGGACTTACTTTAGCCATCAAGCGGCCCTAA
- a CDS encoding fasciclin domain-containing protein: MSSLFPWSSTKIALLVLGMTTAIISPIVISSPALSQTTVPSTTPSTTPSPTSTVNLSDVSSDYWARPFIQVLAENNVISGFPDGSFRPNQPVTRAEFAALIQKAFGNQNRVRQLSPGGFSDVPAGYWAASAIQSAYETGFLAGYPGNVFRPNQQIPRVQGIVALSNGLGLSGGDTSTLSTYYTDASAIPDYAVGSVAAATQGNLVVNYPDVKQLNPQQSLTRAEAAALLYQALARQGRVQPIASNLPASQYVVAGTPGGTQTGTDIVSLAASSTSFTTLTSLLKTSGLADVLQQAGPYTVFAPTDQAFAALPAATLQQLQQPENRDALIKILRYHVVPGAVTASQLSAGELRTDEGTPVNIQIDTANNQVGVNNARVLQADVKASNGIIHAINQVLIPADVNISQLNQPPTGNTDGTTDTTVGRATRGGRSYIGVAGNIGLSGSDTALSDGNFAVISKVGLTRNISVRPSVLFGDDTIFLVPLTLDFSPQAGAEVGQRTFAISPYVGAGVAIEANLDTDFGLLLTGGVDVPLGTRFTLTGAVNAAFMDETDVGLLFGLGYNF; the protein is encoded by the coding sequence ATGTCTAGTTTGTTTCCCTGGTCATCAACAAAGATTGCTTTGCTAGTTCTGGGAATGACCACAGCTATAATAAGTCCCATCGTAATTTCTAGCCCAGCTTTATCCCAAACCACTGTTCCATCTACAACCCCATCTACAACCCCATCACCAACTTCAACAGTTAACTTGTCTGATGTTTCCTCAGATTATTGGGCGCGTCCTTTCATTCAAGTTTTAGCTGAAAATAACGTCATTAGTGGCTTTCCTGATGGCAGTTTTAGACCGAATCAACCTGTGACTCGTGCTGAATTTGCCGCCTTGATTCAAAAAGCTTTCGGCAACCAAAACCGAGTTCGGCAATTAAGCCCAGGTGGATTTAGTGATGTTCCTGCTGGCTACTGGGCGGCTTCTGCAATTCAAAGCGCCTACGAAACTGGATTTTTAGCAGGCTATCCTGGGAACGTGTTTAGACCAAATCAACAAATACCCAGAGTACAGGGAATCGTTGCTTTAAGTAATGGCTTGGGTTTATCTGGTGGCGATACAAGTACTCTTAGTACTTACTACACCGACGCTTCAGCTATCCCAGACTACGCTGTTGGAAGTGTGGCAGCAGCAACACAAGGTAATCTTGTTGTCAACTACCCAGATGTAAAACAACTCAATCCGCAACAGTCCCTGACTCGTGCTGAAGCCGCAGCACTTTTATATCAAGCTTTGGCTAGACAAGGACGGGTGCAACCCATTGCTAGTAATCTTCCAGCTAGTCAGTATGTCGTAGCTGGAACTCCTGGCGGTACTCAAACCGGTACTGATATTGTTTCTCTTGCTGCATCCAGTACTTCTTTTACCACTCTGACTTCTTTATTAAAGACATCGGGTTTAGCTGATGTTCTGCAACAGGCGGGGCCTTATACAGTTTTCGCTCCCACCGATCAAGCATTTGCTGCTTTACCTGCTGCTACTTTACAACAGTTACAGCAACCAGAGAATAGAGATGCATTAATTAAGATTTTGAGATATCACGTAGTTCCCGGTGCGGTAACTGCCAGTCAACTTTCGGCTGGGGAACTGAGAACCGATGAAGGAACACCGGTAAATATTCAAATCGATACCGCTAACAATCAAGTCGGCGTGAATAATGCCAGAGTTCTCCAGGCAGACGTGAAAGCTAGCAATGGTATTATCCATGCAATTAACCAAGTCCTGATCCCAGCTGATGTTAATATTAGTCAGTTAAATCAGCCACCAACAGGAAACACAGATGGTACAACTGATACTACAGTAGGTAGAGCTACTCGTGGTGGCAGAAGCTATATCGGTGTTGCTGGTAACATTGGTTTGAGCGGCAGCGATACAGCTTTGAGTGACGGTAACTTTGCAGTAATCAGTAAAGTTGGTCTGACACGCAATATATCAGTGCGGCCATCAGTTTTATTTGGAGACGATACAATATTTTTGGTTCCATTGACTTTGGATTTTTCTCCCCAAGCAGGAGCTGAGGTGGGACAAAGAACCTTTGCTATATCTCCTTACGTAGGTGCTGGCGTAGCTATTGAAGCTAATCTTGATACTGATTTTGGATTACTGCTAACTGGTGGTGTAGACGTTCCTCTGGGTACTCGGTTTACGCTGACAGGTGCTGTAAATGCTGCTTTTATGGATGAAACTGATGTTGGGCTACTATTCGGACTTGGCTACAACTTCTAA
- a CDS encoding GNAT family N-acetyltransferase produces MIKYKMSLRVKRSNRKFSGIVRLIRRDELPQLLALYHHLNPVDAPLPADDVLQSIWDKILHDPRLYYVVADLANQLVATCNLTIVPNLTRGARPYGIIENVVTHPDYRRQGLGTQVLHYALALAWEQQCYKVMLLSGSKREETLHFYEKVGFKRRLKTGFIALPPEEL; encoded by the coding sequence ATGATTAAATATAAGATGTCATTGCGAGTGAAACGAAGCAATCGCAAATTCTCTGGGATCGTTCGCCTGATTAGACGCGACGAACTTCCTCAACTTCTGGCGTTGTATCACCACCTAAATCCTGTCGATGCACCTCTACCTGCTGACGATGTTTTACAATCCATTTGGGATAAGATTTTACATGATCCCCGTTTGTATTACGTTGTAGCTGATCTTGCTAATCAGTTAGTAGCAACGTGTAACTTAACCATTGTTCCCAACTTGACGCGTGGCGCACGTCCCTACGGGATTATTGAAAATGTTGTCACTCACCCCGATTATCGACGGCAGGGATTAGGTACGCAAGTGCTGCACTATGCCTTAGCTTTGGCATGGGAGCAACAGTGTTATAAAGTGATGCTTTTAAGTGGCTCAAAACGCGAGGAGACTTTGCACTTCTATGAAAAAGTAGGGTTTAAGCGTAGACTAAAAACCGGATTTATTGCCCTACCTCCAGAGGAGTTATAA
- a CDS encoding M14 family zinc carboxypeptidase produces the protein MQTLVTAYGTHSEITRCLDTRTFYICPRVNLDGAKLALADKPKFIRSGTRPYPHDEERNDGLVIEDIDGYGRILLMRIPDAN, from the coding sequence ATGCAAACATTAGTTACAGCTTACGGTACTCACTCAGAAATTACCCGTTGTTTGGATACTCGCACCTTCTACATTTGCCCCCGTGTTAATCTTGATGGTGCTAAGTTGGCATTGGCTGACAAACCGAAATTTATTCGCTCCGGTACTCGTCCCTATCCCCATGATGAGGAACGTAACGACGGGTTAGTGATAGAAGATATCGATGGCTATGGTCGGATTTTACTAATGCGAATCCCCGATGCTAATTAA